The region AAAGTCAGAATGTACCGCGGTCCTTTCCGGTCAAAATTGACTTTCCTTTCTTCCTCCACACACCCGGGATTTGCCTGAAGCCTGTCAAGCTGATAACTCGTTTCTTCCCAGATATTTCTTAAAACCCTCATGTCTTCATCAAAGACAGTGAGGAGTGAGGAGTGAGGAGTAAGGAGATTGATTTTGATTTTCTTTTCAACCGCTGTTTTGCCGATAATCTGATGCGGGATATTGTTTCTTTCAAGTTCAGATATTATCTCATTTTCATTCTCCGGCAGATATTCAATGACCAGCCCAAGTTCTTCAGAGAATAATATCTCCATTGTTTCTTTATCGCTGAACGCTTTAGTTAAAAATCCCCCCATCCCCCCTTTGTCAAAGGGGGGCGAGGGGGAATTTTTAATATCAATCTCCATTCCGCAGTTCCCTGCAAATGCCATTTCAAGAAGCGTTGTTATCAGCCCTCCGTCACTGCGGTCATGGCCTGCAAGGATTAAACCTTTAGCAATAAGCGGCTGAACGGCGTTAAATGTATTTTTAAGAAGTTTTGGGTCCTCAACATCCGGCGGCTCATTTCCAATCTGATTATAAACATGGGCTAAGGCGCTTCCGCCGAGACGGTTTTTCCCATTTCCCAAATCAATAAATAACAGTCTGCTTTTGCCGGGATTTTTTATGTCAGGGGTTATGACTTTTGTAATATCAGGGCACGGCGCATAAGCAGAGATAACTAAAGTGCCCGGAGATTTTACTGTCTCAACATTGCCGGACTTATCCCTCACCTGCGTGGCCATCGAAATGCTGTCCTTGCCGCCGTCAACCGCAATGCCTAATTCAAGCATTATGTCCCTCATTGCAACTGCCGCGTCATAAAGCCTTGCGCCCTCGCCGGGGAGCTTTGCAGCCCACATCCAGTTTGCAGAGCATTTTATGTCTTGAAGCGCGCTGATTTTCGCCCAGACCATGTTTGTCAGAGCCTCGCCAACGCTCATCCTTGCCATTGATGCTGGATTAATCAGCCCTTTCACCGGCTGTTCGCCTATTGAAATGGCGGCGCCTGTCAATCCGAAATGGCTCTGGCTTATGACAGCGACATTTGACATCGTAAGCTGAAGAGGTCCCACGCACTGCTGTCTTGCAATCAGTCCCGTAACACTCCTGTCAACTTTATTTGTGAGAAATCTCTTTGAGCCTACTGACAGCAAACGCAAAACCCTTTCAAGGGCATCTTTTAAAAAGTGACGCGTAACGAGTGATGAGTAATCAGTAAAAGAATTTTTTTCACCGGTTTTATCCCATGGGAACTTAAGGGGTTTAAGGGTTTGCGGGATGCGGTCAAGCTGGAATGTCTTTTGAGGCATGGCGCCAAGGATTTTCTCCAGATTGAGATTCACGGGTGAGCTTCCATCTGCCTCGTCATGTAAAATAATGCAGCCGTCGCCTGTAATATCTCCTATAACGGCGCACGGCACTTTTTCCCTCATGCACATTGCCTGAAAAATACCAATGCCTTCAGGTTTAACCAGCAGTGCGTTTTGCTCCTGATATTCAGCGCCCCATATCTCAAGGACAGAGAGAGAATTATCGCCGACCTGAATTTTTCTTATTTCAATCCTTGCGCCCGCGGGATAGATAATCTCTTTAACGACATTGCAGTTTCCGCCTGCACCCTGGTCATGAATGCTGACAATGGGGTTATCGCCGCCCCTCTCAATACAGGAGCGGATTACCCTGTTTAGCTTCTGCTCCATCTCCGCATCCCCGCGCTGAACTGCGTTAAAGTCAAGCTCTGCAATATTCTCGCCCTGTATCATGCTTGAGGCAGAGCCGCCGCCGATTCCTATTCTGTATGCAGGCCCTCCGATTTTAACCACGAGCATTCCTTTTTGAGGAGCCTCTTTTTCAGTATGCCTGTCGTCCATCTGCCCGACTCCGGCAGTAAACATTATCGGCTTTATCCACTCATTGCGTCCGCCGTTTGGAAGCCTCATGCCGAAGGAGCGCGTAAATCCCTGAATAACCGGCTCGCCGAATTTATTCCCGTAATCAGAGGCTCCGTTGCTTGCCTGTATTTCAATATCAAGAGGAGAAGCTAAGTTTGCGGGATATGGAAATGCCTTGTCCTCCCACGGCTGTTCATAACCCGGAACAAGTAAATTGCCGACACAATATGCTGCCGTGCCTGCAATAACCAGTCCGCCCCGGCCCGTTGCCTCTACATCCCTAATTCTTCCGCCTGTGCCTGTCTCTGCGCCCGGAAACGGCGCAACCCCGCTTGGAAAATTATGGGTCTCTGCCGTAAAAATAAGATTGTACGTTAATTTCTGAAGGCTGAAAACTGAAGAGTGAAGACTGTTTTGCGGAACAATAGTCCGGATGTCATATCCTCTGATGGCGCTTGAATTGTCCCTGAATGCAATAATGCTGTTGTTTGGGTTAACAATAAACGGCTGTTTGATAATATCAATCAGGTGCTGCTGTATCTCCTTGCCGTCAACAATCAGCCTGCCCTTAAAAAACCAGTGCCTTGAGTGCTCGCTGTTGGACTGGCTTAAGTCAAAACACTCTACATTCGTCGGGTTCCTGCCGATGTCTCTTACAAACAGGTTGTAATAATATTCTATGTCCCAATCATCCAGCCCAAGCCCCATCTCTTTGTTGATTTTTTCAAGCGCGGGTTTGCCTTTTTCAATCAGGGGAACATAGTAAACAGGCTCAGGCTTAATGCCCGTCTCAAAGCTGTCAAGCGGTTCAGGATACGGACATTCTGTCATGCGGTCATAAAAAAGTGATGAGTAATCAGTAATCAGTGCTGTGTAAATTTTTTTAAACTGTTCACTGTTCACTGATGACTGTTCACTGATGACTATCCTATATCTCCTTGAGCGTTCTATGCGCGTAATCTTTGTCAATCCGCATGCACGGCATACTGCCACTGCGTTTGTGGACCATGCGGTTGTGAAATTCATGCGGGGGCCGACTTCTAAAAGACAAGGTTGAGGGTTGAAGGTTGAAGGTTGAATTAAAAAGCTTCTATCTGAGAAATTCTTAGGCTCAAAGGTCTCTGACAAAAGCCATTGGAGGATACCAATCTCATCAGGTAAAAGAGGCGCAGCAGCTTCAATATTAAAACAAAATTCTGTTTCAATATCAGTTATCCGGGGAGAGATTTCCTGCCGCGCAGCCGTCAGAAGCCCGTTTTTGTCGGCGGGTGGAAATGCAGGCCTCCTGTAAAAATGCAGTAACCCCATTAAGGCTTCTCCTTGGCAGTGATTAACTAAATCAGGAAACTATTTTACTAAATTTAAGTCATTATTTCAGATTATAGATTTTTTGCGATATAACCCTGTATAATTTACACTGGCATTAACACCGGGAATTCTTCTAATGCTTTTCCTCTGCAAAGTTTTTTATAGAAAAAAGAAGGAGAGCAGTCATGAATGTTACTGTAAAAAACAATAAACTCAATAGATGGCTAAAAGAAACAGCTGATCTCTGCCGGCCTGATAATATATATATCTGCGACGGTTCCAAAAAAGAATATAATCTTATGATAGAAAAACTGATTGAAAGCAGCATTGCCATTCCGCTTAAAAAACGCCCGAACAGTTTTTTATTCAGGTCTGACCCGAGCGATGTAGCCCGCGTTGAAGACCGCACTTATATAAGCACTTCTTCAAAGGAGGACGCAGGTCCCACAAACAACTGGATAGCCCCTGATGAGCTGAAAAAAATTATGCTGAATCTCTATAAGGGATGCATGAAGGGGCGGACCATGTATGTAATTCCTTTTTCAATGGGTCCCATAGGCTCTCCCATATCAAAAATCGGAGTTGAAATATCAGACAGTCCATACGTGGTTATAAACATGCATATTATGACCCGCGTAAGTTCACACGTTCTGGAACTCCTTGGCGCAGACGGCGAATTCATCCCGTGCCTTCATTCCGTAGGCGCGCCGCTGGCCCCGGGACAGAAAGACACAAAATGGCCGTGCGCCCCGCTTGAGCAAAAATACATCAGCCACTTCCCTGAAGAAAACCTCATCTGGTCCTACGGCTCAGGCTACGGCGGGAACGCCCTGCTCGGGAAAAAATGCCTTGCGCTGCGAATTGCATCTGCAATGGCAAAACGTGAAGGCTGGATGGCTGAACACATGCTGATTCTCCGTCTGATAAGTCCCGCAGGGAAGCAGTACCACATCGCAGCAGCCTTCCCGTCTGCATGCGGCAAGACAAATCTGGCAATGATGAAGCCTTCTATTCCGGGCTGGAAATGCGAATGTATCGGAGACGACATTGCGTGGATGAAGGCTGGCAGCGACGGGCGTCTTTATGCCATAAATCCGGAAAACGGTTTTTTCGGAGTAGCGCCGGGCACATCATACGGCACGAATCCGATGGCAATGGATACATTGAAGGAAAATGTGATTTTCACAAACTGCGCTTTGACCGATGACGACGATGTATGGTGGGAAGGCATGGACGGCGATGAGCCTGCACACGCCATTGACTGGAAAGGCAAAGACTGGACTCCTGACAGCACCGCAGACGCCGCACATCCCAATGCGCGTTTCACCGCTCCGGCATCCCAATGCCCTGCGATCTGCAAGGATTGGGAAAAGCCCGAAGGCGTTCCGATTGACATCATTATTTTTGGTGGCAGGCGTTCAGATGTCATGCCCCTGGTGCATGAGGCGTATAACTGGGATCACGGCGTCTTTATGGGAGCCACCGCCGCCTCTGAGACAACTGCCGCAAATATCGGCGCCGTCGGCAACCTCAGGCGCGACCCCTTTGCAATGAAGCCTTTCTGCGGCTGCAATATGGGCGACTATTTCCGGCACTGGCTTGAAATGGGAGACAGGCTCGGGAATAAAGCCCCGCGGATTTTTTATGTCAACTGGTTCAGAAAAGATTCAAATGGCAAGTTTCTATGGCCCGGCTTCAGCGAAAACAGCCGCGTTCTGAAGTGGATATGCGAACGGGTTGACGGCAAGGCAGGCGCCAATAAAACTCCCATAGGTTTATTGCCTAATGAAGGTGATATTGACCTGAACGGCATTGACATATCCGCCGGGGACATGAAAGAGCTTATAAGCATAGACATAAATGCCTGGAAGTCAGAGATTCAGGATATTGAAAATCATTTCTCAATCTTCGGCAAACGACTTCCGGAAAGACTCAGGAAACAACTTCAGGAATTTATACAGCGCCTTGGATAGAATGCAGAAAAAGACCTTAGTTAATGTGCTCGGCGTTGTGTATGCCCATGTTAAAACCTCTGATGGAGGGGATCTCTATCTAACAAGATTTGCCGAAAAATACCAGGAGCATTTTGACACTAAAAACTGGTATGAATCAAGCTGGTTCAACATACATAAGATAAAGCTTAAAGGCACAGGCTCAGTCTACAAACTGCCGACAAAAGAAGTGGACGGCAAGAGCCTTGACCTCGTAGTCAAGAATTGCCGCGTAGGTGAAAACGTCCCCTTAGACACTCACACACTGCAGGAATTTTGCGATGCAGAGTTTAACAGCCCCTGGGAAGAATTTTCGCTGGTGCTGGAAATGCGGGAGGGCGCCTACGGCTCAAAAGACTTGAAAATAAATACACAGCGTCCTATGGTTATTTATGTCCCGCCGGATAAAATGCAGATGTGGCAGAGTGGAAGATCCAAGGCAAGGATAAACCGCATCCGCGCCAAACACCCCGGAGTAGACCTTGATATCCTAAAACAGTACAAAATGATTTACGAGTGGATTGAAGGAAGTAATCTCCCCGAAATTTTTGAATATATAAACGTCAGTGATGATGACTATGTGCTTCATCTGAAAGCGCTTAATAAAAAAGTCATGTCTGACCTTGACAATAAAGGGTATCTGGTGGCTGATATGAAGCCTGAACATATCATAATCAGCGAAATTGATACTGAACAGATTAAAGAAATTGGATGGGCAAAAACGCAGGAATCAACAAAGGCGCAGGTAAGTTTTCTGTATGACCTCATCAATACAGGAAAATATTCTTTGATTGACTATGAACTCCTCCTGCGCACCCCTCTGCACGAAGATGAAGTTAAAAATTCCAGAAGACATTCCTATCTGGATGATCAGCGCGACCGTTTTATCCCCACCCCCCTGCCGGACCATTTAACGGGCATGGAGATTTTCGGCGTGCCGTATATCCACGGTCATGCGGAAAGCACAGGCGGACATCTCTGGGTTGTCGGAAAAAATGCCCGCTTGTTTGACTATTTCCTGCCGGAGAGGTGGAGAAAGACGCCTTCCATCAAGCTGTCGGACAAAAAAGAGGTTTTCTATACAATCACAAAAGACAATATTCATCTTGTCTGGGAAACTTCGCGGGTCGGCGAGATGCCGGATGAAAACGGAGAGGGATATAGTCCGATGATACGCGAATTCGGCATCAACAGCCCTTTTGAGGAATTTGCCATTGCCCACGAATTGAGCCGGTTAGGAATTCCCTGCGTCTATGTACGGGCTGTCTATATGACCGGCACTTCAAAGATAGAGGTATCGGCAGACACAAAAAGATACGACTCGCATAAAAATATTTTAGACCCTGAAGGCAGCCCGATCCTTCATGAAAATCACAATTACATTACCATCCGCGGCTACTATAACGGTCCTGATCACTGGGTGGCTGAACAGACAGGCCCACTTTATACGCCTTTGGATCTCGCCAAAGCCGTTGCCAAAGGGC is a window of Nitrospirota bacterium DNA encoding:
- the purL gene encoding phosphoribosylformylglycinamidine synthase; its protein translation is MGLLHFYRRPAFPPADKNGLLTAARQEISPRITDIETEFCFNIEAAAPLLPDEIGILQWLLSETFEPKNFSDRSFLIQPSTFNPQPCLLEVGPRMNFTTAWSTNAVAVCRACGLTKITRIERSRRYRIVISEQSSVNSEQFKKIYTALITDYSSLFYDRMTECPYPEPLDSFETGIKPEPVYYVPLIEKGKPALEKINKEMGLGLDDWDIEYYYNLFVRDIGRNPTNVECFDLSQSNSEHSRHWFFKGRLIVDGKEIQQHLIDIIKQPFIVNPNNSIIAFRDNSSAIRGYDIRTIVPQNSLHSSVFSLQKLTYNLIFTAETHNFPSGVAPFPGAETGTGGRIRDVEATGRGGLVIAGTAAYCVGNLLVPGYEQPWEDKAFPYPANLASPLDIEIQASNGASDYGNKFGEPVIQGFTRSFGMRLPNGGRNEWIKPIMFTAGVGQMDDRHTEKEAPQKGMLVVKIGGPAYRIGIGGGSASSMIQGENIAELDFNAVQRGDAEMEQKLNRVIRSCIERGGDNPIVSIHDQGAGGNCNVVKEIIYPAGARIEIRKIQVGDNSLSVLEIWGAEYQEQNALLVKPEGIGIFQAMCMREKVPCAVIGDITGDGCIILHDEADGSSPVNLNLEKILGAMPQKTFQLDRIPQTLKPLKFPWDKTGEKNSFTDYSSLVTRHFLKDALERVLRLLSVGSKRFLTNKVDRSVTGLIARQQCVGPLQLTMSNVAVISQSHFGLTGAAISIGEQPVKGLINPASMARMSVGEALTNMVWAKISALQDIKCSANWMWAAKLPGEGARLYDAAVAMRDIMLELGIAVDGGKDSISMATQVRDKSGNVETVKSPGTLVISAYAPCPDITKVITPDIKNPGKSRLLFIDLGNGKNRLGGSALAHVYNQIGNEPPDVEDPKLLKNTFNAVQPLIAKGLILAGHDRSDGGLITTLLEMAFAGNCGMEIDIKNSPSPPFDKGGMGGFLTKAFSDKETMEILFSEELGLVIEYLPENENEIISELERNNIPHQIIGKTAVEKKIKINLLTPHSSLLTVFDEDMRVLRNIWEETSYQLDRLQANPGCVEEERKVNFDRKGPRYILTFEPETAEEGVGGWGLGIKKQGLPKVAVIREEGSNGDREMTSAFYQAGFEVWDVTMTDLTEGRVALKDFRGIAFVGGFSYADVLDSAKGWAGVIKFHKKTWEQFQEFYHRQDTFSLGVCNGCQLAALLGWVPWQGIDNTKQPRFIHNVSGRFESRFSTVKILPSPSIMLKGMEGSALGVWVAHGEGQAYFPDETILQKVEKEGLAPIRYVDDNNEITSKYPFNPNGAVAGIAGLCSSDGRHLALMPHPERTFLKWQWPWMPEEWRKNLKASPWLRMFQNARQWCK
- a CDS encoding phosphoenolpyruvate carboxykinase (GTP); amino-acid sequence: MNVTVKNNKLNRWLKETADLCRPDNIYICDGSKKEYNLMIEKLIESSIAIPLKKRPNSFLFRSDPSDVARVEDRTYISTSSKEDAGPTNNWIAPDELKKIMLNLYKGCMKGRTMYVIPFSMGPIGSPISKIGVEISDSPYVVINMHIMTRVSSHVLELLGADGEFIPCLHSVGAPLAPGQKDTKWPCAPLEQKYISHFPEENLIWSYGSGYGGNALLGKKCLALRIASAMAKREGWMAEHMLILRLISPAGKQYHIAAAFPSACGKTNLAMMKPSIPGWKCECIGDDIAWMKAGSDGRLYAINPENGFFGVAPGTSYGTNPMAMDTLKENVIFTNCALTDDDDVWWEGMDGDEPAHAIDWKGKDWTPDSTADAAHPNARFTAPASQCPAICKDWEKPEGVPIDIIIFGGRRSDVMPLVHEAYNWDHGVFMGATAASETTAANIGAVGNLRRDPFAMKPFCGCNMGDYFRHWLEMGDRLGNKAPRIFYVNWFRKDSNGKFLWPGFSENSRVLKWICERVDGKAGANKTPIGLLPNEGDIDLNGIDISAGDMKELISIDINAWKSEIQDIENHFSIFGKRLPERLRKQLQEFIQRLG